A stretch of the Papaver somniferum cultivar HN1 chromosome 6, ASM357369v1, whole genome shotgun sequence genome encodes the following:
- the LOC113290716 gene encoding uncharacterized protein LOC113290716, protein MNYDTDDEWFLTCLYCSSYDNERQVQWRFINEIGENMNLPWVTIRDLNSTLYSNERQSYAIHPTQSHHIIINTITDLGLIDIPYTGCPFTWSNQRDHIQQVRTRLDRALCLPSWMTIFPNVILNNLIPCGSDHAPILLNTNSQNENLNKPFRFYEHWLSNRTCKEEIKKSWKCNKRGSEAFKFTNRLREAKRGLKDWRVKEYGDTDKKIKDTQIQLQQIISQPQVNMSEHNRCQQQLKKLYEIKYRTAFQQSRENFINYQDKNSKIFHAQANYRRRCNQIHSIQDANGEWKNTREEISKILLDHFQKIATTSNPEENEEIMSLITPCISEEENIKLIEILNSQEIKKNVFQIKSWPTPGPDGFQAGFYQQNWEIVVNDVIKMVQEFFRHAYVPGRNIMDNTISAHESVHHMKNTRAIHGVVAMVDQCISIATISIFLNGYPIETMIPTRGLRQGDSLSPYIFILCMENFSRMIQAEVEKNNICPIYPARNGPPVSHLFFAYDYILFSTAKRSSIDNLQKVIHSFCKVSVQMVNISKSSLHFSKRLSEEANKYVCNTMGMNIMPLDEKSTQIKSVTNSTTQFQMGCFILPQQTINQLEATQIRYWWNQNKGKDIYFISWSDVSIPKRWGGLGFKNLKYFNEALITKLAWRLVQEKGKNWTLILEARYFKQENILQDDLTDKGTEIWKSITKGIEWVKRFHIWLIGDGKTVYAFRDNWIQGYSAQQLQENFRENEVIPYHMKVTDFIDNNTRSWNMNILQIFISLKT, encoded by the exons ATGAattatgatactgatgatgaatgGTTTCTTACTTGTTTGTATTGCTCTTCTTATGACAATGAAAGACAGGTTCAATGGAGATTTATTAATGAAATTGGTGAAAACATGAACCTTCCTTGGGTCACTATAAGGGATTTAAATTCTACTTTATATAGCAATGAAAGACAGAGCTATGCTATACACCCAACCCAGTCACACCATATCATCATCAATACGATCACTGATTTGGGCCTAATAGACATACCTTACACAGGTTGTCCTTTTACATGGTCAAATCAAAGAGATCATATTCAACAAGTAAGAACCAGATTAGACAGAGCTCTTTGCCTACCTTCTTGGATGACTATCTTTCCCAATGTTATCCTAAACAACCTCATTCCATGTGGCTCTGATCATGCTCCCATACTTCTAAATACCAACTCACAAAATGAAAATCTCAACAAGCCATTCAGATTCTATGAGCATTGGCTTTCAAACAGAACTTGCAAAGAAGAGATTAAAAAAAGTTGGAAATGCAACAAGAGAGGAAGTGAAGCTTTCAAATTCACAAATAGACTAAGGGAAGCAAAGAGAGGTTTGAAAGATTGGAGAGTCAAGGAGTATGGGGACACTGACAAGAAGATCAAGGATACTCAAATTCAACTCCAACAAATCATTAGTCAGCCTCAAGTTAACATGTCTGAACACAACAGATGCCAACAACAACTGAAAAAACTCTATGAAATTAAATACAGAACTGCTTTTCAACAGTCAAGAGAGAATTTTataaattatcaagataaaaactcaaaaatatttcaTGCCCAAGCCAACTACAGAAGAAGATGCAATCAAATTCATTCTATACAAGATGCCAATGGAGAATGGAAGAACACAAGAGAAGAAATTTCAAAAATTCTGCTTGATCACTTTCAAAAAATTGCTACTACCTCCAAccctgaagaaaatgaagaaattatGAGCCTCATTACACCCTGCATCtcagaagaagaaaacatcaagCTCATAGAAATCCTAAACTCTCAAGAAATCAAAAAGAATGTTTTCCAGATAAAATCTTGGCCAACACCAGGGCCAGATGGATTCCAAGCTGGGTTCTATCAACAAAATTGGGAGATTGTAGTAAATGATGTTATCAAGATGGTGCAGGAATTCTTCAGACATG CTTATGTTCCTGGAAGAAATATTATGGACAACACTATCAGTGCTCATGAAAGTGTGCATCATATGAAGAATACAAGAGCTATACATGGTGTTGTTGCT ATGGTAGATCAATGCATCTCAATTGCTACCATATCTATATTTCTTAATGGTTATCCAATTGAAACAATGATTCCTACAAGAGGTCTAAGACAGGGAGATAGTTTATCACCTTATATCTTCATCCTTTGCATGGAAAATTTCAGTAGAATGATACAAGCTGAAGTGGAGAAAAATAACATATGTCCAATATATCCAGCTAGAAATGGCCCTCCAGTTTCACACTTGTTCTTTGCATATGACTACATCTTATTCTCTACTGCTAAAAGATCTTCTATAGATAATCTTCAAAAAGTCATTCACAGCTTCTGCAAGGTTTCTGTACAAATGGTAAACATCAGTAAATCAAGCTTACACTTCAGCAAGAGACTCAGTGAAGAAGCCAATAAGTATGTTTGCAATACTATGGGAATGAACATCATGCCTTTAGATGAGAA AAGCACTCAAATAAAATCCGTTACAAATTCAACGACACAATTTCAGATGGGTTGTTTTATCCTTCCTCAACAAACAATAAACCAGCTAGAAGCCACTCAAATAAGATATTGGTGGAACCAAAATAAGGGTAAGGACATTTATTTCATTTCTTGGAGTGATGTCTCAATTCCTAAAAGATGGGGTGGCCTGGGTTTTAAAAATCTAAAGTACTTCAATGAAGCTTTGATCACTAAATTGGCTTGGAGGCTTGTCCAAGAGAAAGGGAAGAACTGGACTCTAATTCTAGAAGCTAGATACTTCAAACAAGAAAATATCCTTCAAGATGATCTCACTGATAAAGGCACTGAAATATGGAAGAGTATAACTAAAGGTATTGAATGGGTCAAAAGGTTTCATATTTGGTTAATTGGAGATGGTAAAACTGTATATGCTTTTAGAGATAATTGGATACAAGGCTATTCAGCTCAGCAGCTTCAAGAAAATTTTAGAGAAAATGAAGTTATTCCATATCATATGAAAGTTACAGACTTTATAGACAATAATACAAGAAGCTGGAATATGAATATTCTGCAAATTTTTATTTCACTCAAGACATAA